The genomic window TCTGCTGGAAGGCCGAGCGGAGGGTTTCCGCACCGACGGCCGGGTCGGCGGCGATGCGCTGGATCTCGCCGCTCTGGGTGGCGAGCATCTCGGCGTTGCCGCGGATCAGATCCTCCGTGGTGCCGCGCAGGGCGTTGACCTGGTCGACGACCTTCTTCTGGTTGTCGAGGGCGGAGGCGAGCATCACGGAGATGCGCAGCGCCGAGACCGTGGTCGTGGCGGCCCGGTCGACGCCCTTGATCAGCTCCTCGTTGTTGCGCCGTACGACGTCCATGGCCAGATAGCCCTGGGCGCAGACGGCCAGCTGGGTGAGCAGGTCCTGGTGCTTCTGCCGGACGGGGAAGAGCACGTCGGCACGGAGGGTGTCGCCCTGCTGCGGGTCGACCCCGTCGATGTGCTCCTCGACGGCCGTGTCCAGGGCCGCCGTCAGGACGACGTACTCCTGGAGCTTGCCCATGGTCTCCCACAGCCGGACCCGCTCGGTCTGCAGCGCGGCGTTGTCGCGCCGCAGTTCGTCCTGCCCGCCGCGCAACGACCCCACGATCTTGTTCAAGGTCCCCTGTGCCGAGGCGTACTTGGCGACATGGTCGCGCAGCTTGTTCCCGCCCGGCAGCCGGGACAGGAACTTGCGTCCCTTGCTCGCGGGAAGGTCACGCGGGTCCAGGTCCTCGACCACGCGCCGCAGTTCGACGAGCGAGCCCGCGACCTGCGACTGCGCGTCCCCGCCCTTGCTCGGCAGGCTGCGCACGGTCCGCTCCAGCATCCGGTTGGACTGCGCGGCCGCCGTCCGCATCTCGCCCGCGCCGAGCGCGGTGATCTCCCCGACCCGGCCGGCGAACTCCGGTGAGCGGGCGTCGAGGGCCGCGAGCCCCCGCACATACTCCTCGGCCTTGCGGGCCATGTCCGTCCGCACGGACTCCTCGACCGGCACGAGCCCGCCGGCCTTCTCCCGGGGCACGGCCGCGACCGGCTCGGGCGGAGTGAGCGTGAAGGTGCTGTCGCTGC from Streptomyces sp. DSM 40750 includes these protein-coding regions:
- a CDS encoding toxic anion resistance protein, whose amino-acid sequence is MTIEDSGSDSTFTLTPPEPVAAVPREKAGGLVPVEESVRTDMARKAEEYVRGLAALDARSPEFAGRVGEITALGAGEMRTAAAQSNRMLERTVRSLPSKGGDAQSQVAGSLVELRRVVEDLDPRDLPASKGRKFLSRLPGGNKLRDHVAKYASAQGTLNKIVGSLRGGQDELRRDNAALQTERVRLWETMGKLQEYVVLTAALDTAVEEHIDGVDPQQGDTLRADVLFPVRQKHQDLLTQLAVCAQGYLAMDVVRRNNEELIKGVDRAATTTVSALRISVMLASALDNQKKVVDQVNALRGTTEDLIRGNAEMLATQSGEIQRIAADPAVGAETLRSAFQQIYRTLDAIDTYKVQATETMAATVESLTSELQHATQYLERSRSQGALEGGGLA